In the Nakamurella alba genome, one interval contains:
- a CDS encoding aminodeoxychorismate/anthranilate synthase component II → MTRILVVDNYDSFVFNLVQYLQQLGAECVVRRNDAVTTDEVDGLEVDGILLSPGPGTPADAGVTEDMVRWAQGRMPVLGVCLGHQAIAEVYGGVVDRAEELLHGRTSLVEHTGSGVLAGLPDPFTATRYHSLAAVDGTLPPELEVTARTVGGVIMGIRHREYQIEGVQFHPESVLTQGGHRLLANWLATCGDPAAAELVAPLEDDVERLRVSAG, encoded by the coding sequence GTGACCCGCATCCTGGTCGTGGACAACTACGACTCCTTCGTCTTCAACCTGGTCCAGTACCTCCAGCAGCTCGGCGCCGAGTGCGTCGTGCGCCGCAACGACGCCGTGACGACCGACGAGGTCGACGGCCTGGAGGTGGACGGCATCCTGCTGTCCCCCGGACCCGGGACGCCCGCCGACGCCGGCGTGACCGAGGACATGGTGCGATGGGCCCAGGGGCGGATGCCGGTGCTCGGCGTCTGCCTCGGCCACCAGGCGATCGCCGAGGTGTACGGCGGGGTGGTCGACCGCGCCGAGGAGCTGCTGCACGGCCGTACCTCACTGGTCGAGCACACCGGCAGCGGCGTGCTCGCCGGCCTGCCCGACCCCTTCACCGCCACCCGCTACCACTCGCTGGCCGCGGTCGACGGCACCCTGCCGCCCGAGCTCGAGGTCACCGCCCGGACCGTCGGCGGCGTGATCATGGGCATCCGGCACCGCGAGTACCAGATCGAGGGAGTGCAGTTCCACCCCGAGTCCGTGCTGACCCAGGGCGGTCACCGGCTGCTGGCGAACTGGCTGGCGACCTGCGGTGACCCCGCCGCCGCCGAGCTGGTCGCCCCACTCGAGGACGACGTCGAGCGGCTGCGCGTCTCCGCCGGCTGA
- a CDS encoding PH domain-containing protein, with protein MTSRPTLVWGVRPAVAVVLILLALLGAAWSVVTPDREDAIVGGAAAVVLALAALAAFRLRHRLLADPAGLEVHGLLSARRIPWSSVVSLAAPGRRRRGLVSVSLEIEYDDDLLIVLSRTELGTSPQDVLDELNALRRS; from the coding sequence GTGACGTCCCGCCCCACCCTGGTGTGGGGTGTCCGGCCGGCCGTCGCGGTCGTGCTGATCCTGCTCGCCCTGCTGGGCGCGGCCTGGTCCGTGGTGACCCCCGACCGCGAGGACGCCATCGTCGGCGGGGCCGCCGCCGTGGTGCTCGCACTCGCGGCGCTGGCCGCGTTCCGGCTGCGCCACCGGCTGCTCGCCGATCCGGCCGGGCTGGAGGTCCACGGCCTGCTCTCCGCCCGCCGCATCCCCTGGTCGTCGGTGGTGTCGCTGGCCGCGCCGGGTCGGCGGCGCCGCGGGCTGGTGTCGGTCAGCCTGGAGATCGAGTACGACGACGACCTGCTGATCGTGCTGTCCCGTACCGAGCTCGGCACCTCACCGCAGGACGTGCTCGACGAGCTCAACGCCCTGCGCCGCAGCTGA
- a CDS encoding tryptophan-rich sensory protein: MTTSTARPTLPRADLARLITVTVSEVLCLLGTMLGVGVFGGPAVAEAAGGALAADATLLAPATTAFSIWSVIYLGLAVYTVVQWLPSRRTSDRHRRVGWLVAASMLLNAGWLLVVRAGWLWVSVVVIAALVVVLGLLVRRLATSRAPGFVENILVDGTFGLYVGWVSVAVCANVTAALVADGVQVSGAGGAAWAIAVLAVAVVVGVALALRTRGNLGAGLAMAWGIGWLAVARASGEPASTATAVAAALAAVLVLAAAVVTRVRVSAHPA; the protein is encoded by the coding sequence ATGACCACAAGCACCGCCCGTCCGACCCTGCCCCGTGCCGACCTCGCCCGGCTGATCACCGTGACCGTCTCCGAGGTGCTGTGCCTGCTCGGCACGATGCTGGGCGTCGGGGTGTTCGGCGGGCCTGCGGTGGCCGAAGCCGCGGGCGGGGCGCTCGCTGCCGACGCCACCCTGCTCGCCCCGGCGACCACCGCGTTCTCCATCTGGTCGGTGATCTACCTGGGCCTGGCCGTCTACACCGTCGTGCAGTGGTTGCCGTCCCGCCGCACCTCGGACCGGCACCGTCGGGTGGGTTGGCTGGTGGCGGCGTCGATGCTGCTCAACGCCGGGTGGCTGCTGGTGGTGCGGGCCGGCTGGTTGTGGGTGAGCGTCGTGGTGATCGCCGCGCTGGTGGTCGTGCTCGGGCTGCTGGTGCGCCGGCTGGCGACCTCCCGCGCTCCCGGCTTCGTCGAGAACATCCTGGTGGACGGCACTTTCGGGCTGTACGTCGGCTGGGTCAGCGTCGCCGTGTGCGCCAATGTGACCGCGGCGCTGGTGGCCGACGGGGTGCAGGTGTCCGGTGCGGGCGGGGCGGCGTGGGCGATCGCGGTGCTCGCCGTCGCGGTGGTCGTCGGCGTGGCGCTGGCCCTCCGGACCCGCGGCAACCTCGGCGCCGGGTTGGCGATGGCATGGGGGATCGGCTGGCTCGCGGTGGCCCGGGCGAGCGGCGAACCCGCCTCGACCGCCACCGCCGTGGCGGCGGCGCTCGCAGCGGTGCTGGTGCTGGCCGCGGCTGTCGTCACCCGGGTCCGGGTCTCCGCGCACCCGGCCTGA
- a CDS encoding tyrosine-protein phosphatase, whose product MTLTRRELLLGLPLAALGLAGMAACGATEMAGSASEMPAGGTTGGTTTAAAQVSDTALTPQLTGATPITNGDPGAQAWAGARQGPALLTGQAAVLPTPPIPDSAAPRLASADNFRDLAGGRTGYAAAGGATIATGVFYRSNELTLSPEDSATLSGLGITRIYDLRLPSQIAKHPDVVPGGATYVNVSLFGKGIDLEGNDSTATGSQQILEEMNVALVEETASQQAMAQLLTDMAAAPGPVLFHCTQGKDRTGWTAALLLSIAGVSSGDIMTDYLLTNSYTAADIQHETDKVASEDGAAAAAAAIPMLGAEADFIKAALQRMEQYGGVETYLTSVLGLDDSVIDAVRGKLTAS is encoded by the coding sequence ATGACCCTCACCCGACGTGAACTGCTGCTCGGGCTCCCGCTGGCCGCGCTCGGCCTGGCCGGCATGGCCGCCTGCGGAGCGACCGAGATGGCCGGCAGTGCCTCTGAGATGCCGGCCGGCGGGACCACCGGCGGCACCACGACCGCCGCGGCGCAGGTCTCCGACACCGCGCTGACCCCGCAGCTGACCGGGGCCACCCCGATCACGAACGGTGATCCCGGCGCGCAGGCCTGGGCCGGTGCCCGGCAGGGTCCGGCGCTGCTCACCGGTCAGGCCGCCGTGCTGCCCACGCCGCCGATCCCGGACTCCGCGGCGCCGCGCCTGGCCTCGGCCGACAACTTCCGCGACCTGGCCGGCGGGCGTACCGGCTACGCCGCGGCCGGCGGTGCAACCATCGCCACCGGCGTCTTCTACCGGTCGAACGAGCTGACCCTCTCGCCCGAGGACTCGGCGACGCTGTCCGGCCTCGGCATCACCCGCATCTACGACCTGCGGCTGCCGTCGCAGATCGCCAAGCACCCGGACGTGGTGCCGGGGGGTGCGACGTATGTGAACGTCTCGCTGTTCGGCAAGGGGATCGACCTGGAGGGCAACGACTCCACCGCCACCGGCTCGCAGCAGATCCTGGAGGAGATGAACGTCGCGCTGGTCGAGGAGACCGCGTCCCAGCAGGCGATGGCGCAACTGCTGACCGACATGGCCGCGGCGCCCGGACCGGTGCTGTTCCACTGCACCCAGGGCAAGGACCGGACCGGGTGGACGGCCGCCCTGCTGCTGTCGATCGCCGGGGTGTCGTCCGGCGACATCATGACCGACTACCTGCTGACCAACTCCTACACCGCCGCCGACATCCAGCACGAGACCGACAAGGTCGCCTCCGAGGACGGCGCGGCGGCCGCGGCGGCGGCGATCCCGATGCTCGGGGCCGAGGCCGACTTCATCAAGGCCGCGCTGCAGCGGATGGAGCAGTACGGCGGGGTCGAGACCTACCTGACCTCGGTGCTGGGCCTGGACGACAGCGTGATCGACGCCGTCCGCGGCAAGCTCACCGCGTCCTGA
- a CDS encoding Fur family transcriptional regulator → MPDTTTLVVQTSGTRSEAGAVAVTGRRTTTQRTAIIDALSGSVEFRSAQELHSDLRSTGSSIGLATVYRALQDMAGTGDLDTVRNESGEVLYRRCVEASHHHHLVCRSCGLTKEVAAPQVEKWARAVADEFGYVDIDHQVELFGLCAACAARRTPGGE, encoded by the coding sequence GTGCCGGACACGACTACCCTGGTGGTGCAGACATCGGGCACGAGAAGCGAGGCAGGGGCAGTGGCGGTCACCGGTCGACGTACGACCACGCAGCGCACGGCGATCATCGATGCGCTGTCCGGCTCGGTGGAGTTCCGGTCCGCCCAGGAGCTGCACTCGGACCTGCGGTCCACCGGATCCAGCATCGGCCTGGCCACCGTCTACCGGGCGTTGCAGGACATGGCCGGCACCGGTGACCTGGACACCGTGCGCAACGAGTCCGGCGAGGTGCTCTACCGACGGTGCGTCGAGGCCAGTCATCATCACCACCTGGTCTGCCGCTCCTGCGGCCTGACCAAGGAGGTCGCCGCCCCGCAGGTGGAGAAGTGGGCGCGGGCCGTGGCGGACGAGTTCGGCTACGTCGACATCGACCATCAGGTGGAGCTCTTCGGGCTGTGCGCCGCATGTGCCGCACGTCGCACTCCCGGCGGGGAATAG
- a CDS encoding DUF881 domain-containing protein, which produces MRRSAPASGRASTARGWQLAGVGVCLVGGVLLGTTRAWSQDTEVRDRSVDLAGLVGDAQARVTAAESTAASLQQAVAGQAASDLAPQVGRAREQAAGLEAAAGLTAVHGPGLRVSLDDAPRDQDGNYPEGVDPDDLVVHQQDVQAVVNALWAGGAEAMMIMDQRVVTTSAVRCIGNTLLLQGRTYSPPFLITAIGDADRMGAALAVQPGVLLFQQYVDGFGLGYQVETMDDVTLPAYGGLLRMTAARESG; this is translated from the coding sequence ATGCGGCGGTCCGCCCCGGCATCCGGACGGGCGAGCACGGCCCGCGGGTGGCAGCTGGCCGGTGTCGGTGTGTGCCTGGTCGGGGGAGTGCTGCTCGGCACCACCCGCGCCTGGTCGCAGGACACCGAGGTGCGTGACCGCTCCGTCGACCTGGCCGGTCTGGTCGGGGACGCGCAGGCGCGGGTCACCGCCGCAGAGTCCACCGCCGCGTCCCTGCAGCAGGCGGTCGCCGGGCAGGCCGCCTCGGACCTGGCGCCGCAGGTCGGCCGGGCCCGCGAGCAGGCCGCCGGCCTGGAGGCCGCGGCCGGTCTGACCGCCGTGCACGGCCCCGGACTGCGGGTCTCGCTGGACGATGCCCCGCGCGACCAGGACGGCAACTACCCGGAGGGTGTGGACCCGGACGACCTGGTCGTGCACCAGCAGGACGTGCAGGCCGTGGTCAACGCGCTCTGGGCCGGCGGTGCGGAGGCCATGATGATCATGGACCAGCGGGTGGTCACCACCTCCGCGGTCCGCTGCATCGGCAACACCCTGCTGCTGCAGGGCCGGACGTACTCGCCGCCGTTCCTGATCACCGCCATCGGTGACGCGGACCGGATGGGTGCCGCACTGGCCGTGCAGCCCGGTGTGCTGTTGTTCCAGCAGTACGTCGACGGGTTCGGCCTCGGTTACCAGGTCGAGACCATGGACGACGTGACACTTCCCGCCTACGGCGGTCTCCTACGTATGACGGCAGCACGAGAGAGCGGATGA
- a CDS encoding peptidylprolyl isomerase, with the protein MSTLYATLHTNRGDIRIELLPDHAPKTVKNFVGLAEGTANYTTKNATGGDSGPFYDGAIFHRVIDGFMIQGGDPTGTGRGGPGYTFADEFHPELSFAKPYLLAMANAGPGTNGSQFFITVGKTPHLNFRHTIFGEVADEASRGVVDAIATTATDRFDKPTEDVVITSITVDKGETPA; encoded by the coding sequence GTGAGCACCCTCTACGCGACCCTGCACACCAACCGTGGCGACATCAGGATCGAGCTGCTGCCCGATCACGCCCCGAAGACCGTCAAGAACTTCGTCGGCCTGGCCGAGGGCACCGCGAACTACACGACCAAGAACGCCACCGGTGGTGACAGCGGCCCGTTCTACGACGGCGCGATCTTCCACCGCGTCATCGACGGCTTCATGATCCAGGGCGGCGACCCGACCGGCACCGGCCGTGGCGGCCCGGGCTACACCTTCGCCGACGAGTTCCACCCGGAGCTGTCGTTCGCGAAGCCCTACCTGCTGGCGATGGCGAACGCCGGGCCCGGCACCAACGGCTCGCAGTTCTTCATCACCGTCGGCAAGACCCCGCACCTGAACTTCCGCCACACCATCTTCGGCGAGGTCGCCGACGAGGCGTCGCGCGGTGTCGTCGACGCCATCGCGACCACCGCGACCGACCGTTTCGACAAGCCGACCGAGGACGTCGTCATCACCTCGATCACCGTCGACAAGGGCGAGACCCCCGCCTGA
- a CDS encoding class E sortase: MSTMDEDPDRTPGVPGPDGTGGPAGPADTTRIPPIPDPSLSEPSVSGPSVSDPSLPAGEVPPALTPAVTPPMTPDPEPATRAERRRAAEAAAMATAPKRDVVRTVARGLGQTLISLGVVVLLFVVYEVYVTDIFSAAKQDTATEKLDEAWQTASVTETSAVTESAVVTVSGDAVEQLVQNPATRTPDYPVAYGDGFAKIYIPAFGSDYSYTIIEGTDPDDLDTGPGHYPDTQLPGEQGNFAIAGHRVSKGSPFNELGLLSSCDALVVETKSDWFVYRVLPMENEVQGWSAAGRANCADVAPLGGEYEGVYGREITVPSDYAQVLPVPHVESMEVPADAERIITLTTCHPQFSDAERMIVHGVLVKSYAKKAGFTPPELAEG, from the coding sequence ATGAGCACGATGGACGAAGACCCGGACCGCACCCCGGGCGTTCCCGGGCCGGACGGGACCGGCGGGCCTGCGGGGCCGGCCGACACCACCCGGATCCCACCGATCCCGGACCCCTCCCTGTCCGAGCCCTCGGTGTCCGGTCCCTCGGTGTCCGATCCCTCGCTGCCGGCCGGTGAGGTGCCCCCGGCGCTCACCCCCGCGGTGACGCCGCCGATGACCCCGGACCCCGAGCCGGCCACCCGGGCCGAGCGGCGCCGGGCGGCGGAAGCCGCCGCGATGGCGACCGCGCCGAAGCGGGACGTCGTGCGGACCGTCGCGCGCGGTCTCGGCCAGACGCTGATCTCCCTCGGCGTCGTGGTGCTGCTGTTCGTCGTCTACGAGGTCTACGTCACCGACATCTTCTCGGCCGCGAAGCAGGACACCGCCACCGAGAAGCTCGACGAGGCATGGCAGACCGCTTCCGTCACCGAGACCAGTGCAGTCACCGAGTCGGCCGTGGTCACGGTGTCCGGTGATGCTGTGGAGCAGCTGGTGCAGAACCCGGCGACCCGTACCCCGGACTACCCGGTGGCCTACGGCGACGGCTTCGCCAAGATCTACATCCCGGCCTTCGGTTCGGACTACAGCTACACGATCATCGAGGGCACCGACCCGGACGACCTGGACACCGGCCCCGGGCACTACCCGGACACCCAGCTGCCGGGCGAGCAGGGCAACTTCGCCATCGCCGGCCACCGGGTGTCCAAGGGTTCGCCGTTCAACGAGCTCGGCCTGCTGAGCTCGTGCGACGCGCTGGTCGTCGAGACCAAGAGCGACTGGTTCGTGTACCGGGTGCTGCCGATGGAGAACGAGGTGCAGGGCTGGTCCGCCGCCGGGCGCGCCAACTGCGCCGACGTCGCGCCGCTCGGCGGCGAGTACGAGGGCGTCTACGGCCGGGAGATCACCGTGCCCAGCGACTACGCCCAGGTGCTGCCGGTGCCGCACGTGGAATCCATGGAGGTCCCGGCCGACGCGGAGCGCATCATCACCCTGACCACCTGCCACCCGCAGTTCTCCGACGCGGAGCGGATGATCGTCCATGGCGTGCTCGTGAAGAGCTACGCCAAGAAGGCCGGGTTCACCCCGCCCGAGCTGGCGGAGGGCTGA
- a CDS encoding SRPBCC family protein: MVHVVRTTTVARPADDVIAYLSDFAHTVEWDPGTVRCERIGAGSIAVGAQWHNVSKVLGRETELTYTLKTMDAGHLVFVGTNKTATSTDDITVRPAGSGSEITYDATIEFNGLAKLAGPLMKIVFERLGNETVVGLRKVLGTP, translated from the coding sequence ATGGTTCACGTCGTCCGCACCACCACCGTCGCCCGCCCGGCCGACGATGTCATCGCCTATCTCTCCGACTTCGCGCACACCGTCGAGTGGGATCCCGGGACGGTCCGGTGCGAGCGGATCGGCGCCGGGTCGATCGCCGTCGGCGCGCAGTGGCACAACGTGTCCAAGGTGCTGGGCCGGGAGACCGAGCTGACCTACACCCTGAAGACGATGGACGCCGGCCATCTGGTCTTCGTCGGCACGAACAAGACCGCGACCAGCACCGACGACATCACCGTGCGCCCCGCCGGGAGCGGCAGCGAGATCACCTACGACGCGACCATCGAGTTCAACGGCCTGGCCAAGCTCGCCGGCCCGCTGATGAAGATCGTCTTCGAACGACTGGGCAACGAGACCGTCGTCGGCCTCCGGAAAGTCCTCGGCACCCCCTGA
- a CDS encoding S1C family serine protease, protein MTEQNQPTGDHRPGTPDADLPATPSSFPSAGSTGHDATTTSDATLVGGYIGHSDAAGSADASGWTDHAPRAEADASSPATGPIPSSAPAAAAPAAAGSGPVPTTSGPVHTYGSATAAPAASSPPSETTSGAPAGGWSSAYGQNYDRTRSWNESGSYDEPTGGGYGGTAWSQAYRTGATPAAAAGSTGSAGSTGAQGWSGRTDPHGFRPAGFAPAVGGAHGAPQGGTTTVPSTRGRKRSGRTVGIIAVATVLALGAGFGGGVLGARVGSSSTAAAVDNSLTQNESGTTVSDTQPVASGVQAVANKVLPSVVSILSVSQTESGEGSGIILSSDGLILTNNHVVAGAEELTVRFNDGTTATAKIIGADATDDLAVIKADGVSGLTVAALGSSDAVEVGQPVVAIGSPLGLSATVTSGIVSALDRPVRTSSSDSQQQQPGGQQTTTQDTVLNAIQTDAAINPGNSGGPLVNMNGEVIGINSAIASLSSSQTSQGGSIGVGFAIPIDQARRIAQEIVDTGKASHAVLGASVSDATAAGTNDLLTTGAEIADVTSGGGAAGAGLQAGDVITKVGDQTVESADALIAAIRAQDPGSQVEITYLRGTTSATATVTLGSATSE, encoded by the coding sequence ATGACCGAGCAGAACCAGCCGACCGGGGATCATCGCCCGGGCACCCCTGACGCCGACCTCCCGGCGACCCCCAGCAGCTTCCCGTCGGCCGGCTCCACCGGGCACGACGCGACCACCACCTCCGACGCCACCCTCGTCGGCGGGTACATCGGGCACTCCGATGCCGCCGGTTCCGCCGATGCCTCCGGCTGGACGGACCACGCGCCCCGCGCCGAGGCCGACGCCTCGTCGCCGGCCACCGGGCCCATCCCGAGCTCCGCCCCCGCTGCGGCTGCACCCGCGGCTGCCGGATCCGGGCCGGTGCCGACCACCTCGGGCCCGGTCCACACCTACGGCTCCGCGACCGCCGCCCCCGCAGCGTCGTCGCCCCCCTCCGAGACCACCTCGGGCGCACCGGCCGGCGGCTGGAGTTCCGCGTACGGCCAGAACTACGACCGCACCCGCAGCTGGAACGAGTCCGGCTCGTACGACGAGCCCACCGGTGGTGGGTACGGCGGGACCGCCTGGTCGCAGGCCTACCGGACAGGTGCCACCCCCGCGGCGGCGGCCGGATCGACAGGATCGGCCGGCTCAACCGGCGCACAGGGCTGGTCCGGACGCACCGATCCGCACGGCTTCCGCCCCGCCGGGTTCGCCCCGGCCGTCGGTGGCGCGCACGGCGCACCGCAGGGCGGCACCACCACGGTGCCCAGCACCCGTGGTCGCAAGCGCAGCGGCAGGACCGTCGGGATCATCGCCGTGGCAACGGTTCTCGCCCTCGGTGCCGGATTCGGCGGCGGCGTGCTCGGGGCGAGGGTGGGCAGCAGCTCCACCGCCGCCGCGGTCGACAACTCGCTCACCCAGAACGAGAGCGGCACCACCGTCTCCGACACCCAGCCGGTCGCCTCCGGCGTGCAGGCCGTCGCGAACAAGGTGCTGCCGTCGGTGGTCTCGATCCTCTCGGTGTCGCAGACCGAGTCGGGGGAGGGCTCGGGCATCATCCTGTCCTCCGACGGCCTGATCCTCACCAACAACCACGTGGTCGCCGGCGCCGAGGAACTGACCGTCCGCTTCAACGACGGCACCACCGCCACCGCCAAGATCATCGGCGCGGATGCCACCGACGACCTCGCCGTCATCAAGGCCGACGGGGTGTCCGGACTGACCGTCGCCGCCCTCGGCTCCTCCGATGCCGTCGAGGTCGGCCAGCCGGTGGTCGCGATCGGTTCGCCGCTGGGTCTCTCGGCCACCGTCACCTCGGGCATCGTCTCGGCGCTCGACCGGCCGGTGCGCACCTCGTCGTCGGACAGCCAGCAGCAGCAGCCGGGCGGTCAGCAGACGACCACCCAGGACACGGTGCTCAACGCCATCCAGACCGACGCCGCGATCAACCCGGGCAACTCCGGCGGTCCGCTGGTGAACATGAACGGTGAGGTCATCGGAATCAACTCGGCCATCGCCTCGCTGTCCTCCAGCCAGACCTCGCAGGGCGGTTCCATCGGCGTCGGGTTCGCGATCCCGATCGACCAGGCCCGTCGGATCGCCCAGGAGATCGTCGACACCGGCAAGGCCAGCCACGCCGTGCTCGGCGCTTCGGTCAGCGACGCGACCGCCGCCGGCACCAACGACCTGCTGACCACCGGTGCGGAGATCGCCGACGTCACCTCCGGTGGCGGTGCGGCGGGTGCCGGGCTGCAGGCCGGCGACGTCATCACCAAGGTCGGCGACCAGACCGTCGAGTCGGCGGACGCACTGATCGCCGCGATCCGGGCGCAGGATCCGGGCAGCCAGGTGGAGATCACCTACCTCCGCGGCACGACCTCCGCCACCGCCACCGTCACCCTCGGGTCCGCGACCTCGGAGTGA
- a CDS encoding rhomboid family intramembrane serine protease has translation MSQPDPGAPPPWQQGQPGQQGQPWAQGQQGQPWQQGQPVQQVCAFHPDRVTARSCTRCGRPACSECLTPAAVGFQCRACVAEGRAGRRQPRNVAGAVRGQQPLVTYVLIVVNILVFAICAGQAGGVLDVTRTSIFERGAMFPAMVVQGEYWRMLTSGFLHLGLVHVALNMISLYMLGIALERVLGRWRFLVVYLLGLLGGSVSVLLFSAPVSLSAGASGAIFGLMGALLVAFRRLRYDARQLVVLLAINLFITFQVSGISWQAHLGGLLIGAAAGAVMVYPPRELRSKVQIGGSALILVVLIVITAVAAPGIDDKDCGLESDGQYYCQQ, from the coding sequence ATGAGTCAGCCGGATCCCGGTGCGCCCCCACCCTGGCAGCAGGGGCAACCGGGGCAGCAGGGACAGCCCTGGGCGCAGGGGCAGCAGGGTCAGCCCTGGCAGCAGGGTCAGCCGGTGCAGCAGGTGTGCGCGTTCCACCCGGACCGGGTCACGGCACGCTCCTGCACCCGGTGCGGCCGCCCGGCCTGCTCGGAGTGCCTGACCCCGGCCGCCGTCGGGTTCCAGTGCCGCGCCTGCGTCGCCGAGGGACGGGCGGGCCGGCGGCAACCGCGCAATGTGGCCGGCGCCGTGCGCGGCCAGCAGCCGCTGGTCACCTACGTGCTGATCGTCGTCAACATCCTGGTGTTCGCGATCTGTGCCGGTCAGGCCGGCGGGGTCCTGGACGTGACCCGGACCTCGATCTTCGAGCGCGGGGCGATGTTCCCGGCGATGGTGGTGCAGGGCGAGTACTGGCGGATGCTGACGTCCGGCTTCCTGCACCTCGGCCTGGTGCACGTCGCGCTCAACATGATCTCGCTGTACATGCTGGGTATCGCGCTGGAGCGGGTGCTCGGTCGCTGGCGGTTCCTGGTCGTCTACCTGCTCGGTCTGCTCGGCGGATCCGTGTCGGTGCTGCTCTTCTCGGCGCCGGTGTCGCTCTCGGCCGGTGCGTCCGGTGCGATCTTCGGCCTGATGGGCGCGCTGCTGGTGGCCTTCCGGCGGCTGCGCTACGACGCCCGGCAGCTGGTGGTGCTGCTGGCGATCAACCTGTTCATCACCTTCCAGGTCAGCGGCATCTCCTGGCAGGCGCACCTGGGTGGCCTGCTGATCGGTGCGGCGGCCGGAGCGGTGATGGTCTACCCGCCGCGTGAGCTGCGGTCCAAGGTGCAGATCGGCGGGTCCGCGCTGATCCTCGTCGTGCTGATCGTCATCACCGCCGTCGCCGCCCCCGGCATCGACGACAAGGACTGCGGCTTGGAGAGCGACGGCCAGTACTACTGCCAGCAGTAG
- a CDS encoding DUF2020 domain-containing protein, producing the protein MTRSTRTATRRLHPAWAGSAVFALTALIVGCAAAGTTGDSEAGSATSGAPSTLTTTMKSTHTSVTTMISTVTASASTRTVTAEPPPSTAEPAAVAGDCPYLSTDVVAELTGQRQGQPTIIDVKPFPVCEFHRSDGDWAATVRIIEAPTPESATAAVNQHVPVGDSQPASQPPGWVGGVMSEGEQTADAEGKSTYAVSKGKFAVVSEENESRSIKARSIAICAIYGTKLETGPAPDYCGSGS; encoded by the coding sequence GTGACCCGTTCGACCAGGACGGCCACCCGCCGGCTGCACCCGGCGTGGGCCGGATCGGCGGTGTTCGCGCTGACCGCCCTGATCGTCGGCTGCGCGGCGGCCGGGACGACGGGCGACTCCGAGGCGGGCTCCGCCACCTCCGGTGCGCCGTCGACGCTCACCACCACCATGAAGTCGACACACACCTCGGTGACCACCATGATCTCCACCGTCACCGCCTCGGCGTCGACCCGGACCGTCACCGCCGAGCCGCCGCCGAGCACCGCGGAACCGGCTGCCGTGGCGGGCGACTGTCCTTACCTGTCCACGGATGTCGTCGCCGAGTTGACCGGCCAGCGGCAGGGGCAGCCGACGATCATCGACGTGAAGCCGTTCCCGGTGTGCGAGTTCCACCGGTCCGACGGGGACTGGGCGGCCACGGTCCGGATCATCGAGGCGCCCACCCCCGAGTCGGCGACGGCCGCGGTGAACCAGCACGTTCCGGTCGGCGACTCGCAGCCGGCGTCCCAGCCGCCCGGGTGGGTCGGCGGGGTGATGAGCGAGGGCGAGCAGACCGCCGACGCCGAGGGGAAGTCGACCTACGCCGTCTCGAAGGGGAAGTTCGCCGTGGTGTCCGAGGAGAACGAGTCCCGGTCGATCAAGGCCCGTTCCATCGCGATCTGCGCGATCTACGGGACGAAGCTGGAGACCGGCCCGGCGCCGGACTACTGCGGGAGCGGCTCGTGA
- a CDS encoding cell division protein CrgA — MPKSKVRKKVATGAASSSTQANTTAAAAARAKVAAPSGPVYLGVMLGLMIIGLLWLVCYYLLQDVTFFADLGSWNFAIGFALIIAGLLMTMRWR; from the coding sequence GTGCCCAAGTCCAAGGTCCGCAAGAAGGTCGCCACCGGCGCCGCGTCCTCGTCCACCCAGGCGAACACGACGGCCGCCGCAGCGGCGCGCGCGAAGGTCGCCGCCCCGTCGGGCCCGGTGTACCTGGGCGTGATGCTCGGCCTGATGATCATCGGCCTGCTCTGGCTGGTCTGCTACTACCTGCTGCAGGACGTGACGTTCTTCGCCGACCTCGGCTCGTGGAACTTCGCGATCGGGTTCGCCCTGATCATCGCCGGCCTGCTGATGACGATGCGCTGGCGGTGA